A region of Streptomyces sp. NBC_01267 DNA encodes the following proteins:
- the carB gene encoding carbamoyl-phosphate synthase large subunit — MPKRTDIQSVLVIGSGPIVIGQAAEFDYSGTQACRVLKAEGLRVILVNSNPATIMTDPEIADATYVEPITPEFVEKIIAKERPDTLLPTLGGQTALNTAISMHENGVLEKYGVELIGANVEAINKGEDRDLFKGVVEAVRTKIGHGESARSVICHTMDDVVNGVDVLGGYPVVVRPSFTMGGAGSGFAHDEEELRRIAGQGLMLSPTTEVLLEESILGWKEYELELMRDKHDNVVVVCSIENFDPMGVHTGDSITVAPAMTLTDREYQRLRDIGIAIIREVGVDTGGCNIQFAVNPEDGRIIVIEMNPRVSRSSALASKATGFPIAKIAARLAVGYTLDEIPNDITEKTPASFEPTLDYVVVKVPRFAFEKFPAADATLTTTMKSVGEAMAIGRNFSEALNKALRSLEKKGSQFTFTGDPGDKDTLLEIAKVPTDGRINSVMQAMRAGATPEEVFDATKIDPWFVDQLFLIKEHADELAAAEKLDPELLADAKRHGFSDAQIAGIRGLREDVVREVRHALGVRPVYKTVDTCAAEFAAKTPYFYSSYDEESEVAPREKPAVIILGSGPNRIGQGIEFDYSCVHASFALSDAGYETVMVNCNPETVSTDYDTSDRLYFEPLTLEDVLEIVHAETLAGPVAGVVVQLGGQTPLGLAQALKDNGVPVVGTPPEAIHAAEDRGAFGRVLAEAGLPAPKHGTATTFDEAKAIADEIGYPVLVRPSYVLGGRGMEIVYDETRLSSYIAESTEISPTRPVLVDRFLDDAIEIDVDALYDGTELYLGGVMEHIEEAGIHSGDSACALPPITLGGHDIKRLRTSTEAIAKGVGVRGLINIQFALSGDILYVLEANPRASRTVPFTSKATAVPLAKAAARISLGATVAELRAEGMLPAAGDGGTLPQDAPISVKEAVMPWSRFRDMHGRGVDTVLGPEMRSTGEVMGIDSVFGTAYAKSQAGAYGPLPTKGRAFISVANRDKRSMIFPARELVAHGFELLATSGTAEVLRRNGINATVVRKLSEGEGPSGERTIVQLIHDGEVDLIVNTPYGTGGRLDGYEIRTAAVARAVPCLTTVQALAAAVQGIDALNGGDVGVRSLQEHARHLTAARES, encoded by the coding sequence GTGCCTAAGCGCACCGATATCCAGTCCGTCCTGGTCATCGGTTCCGGACCGATCGTCATCGGCCAGGCCGCGGAGTTCGACTACTCGGGTACCCAGGCCTGCCGGGTCCTCAAGGCCGAGGGCCTGCGGGTCATCCTGGTCAACTCCAACCCGGCCACGATCATGACCGACCCGGAGATCGCCGACGCCACGTACGTCGAGCCGATCACCCCGGAGTTCGTCGAGAAGATCATCGCCAAGGAGCGCCCCGACACGCTGCTGCCGACCCTCGGCGGCCAGACCGCGCTCAACACCGCCATCTCGATGCACGAGAACGGTGTCCTGGAGAAGTACGGCGTCGAACTGATCGGCGCCAACGTCGAGGCGATCAACAAGGGCGAGGACCGCGACCTCTTCAAGGGCGTCGTCGAGGCCGTGCGCACGAAGATCGGCCACGGCGAGTCCGCCCGCTCGGTCATCTGCCACACGATGGACGACGTCGTCAACGGCGTCGACGTGCTCGGCGGATACCCCGTCGTCGTACGCCCCTCCTTCACCATGGGCGGCGCCGGTTCCGGCTTCGCGCACGACGAGGAGGAGCTGCGCCGGATCGCCGGACAGGGCCTCATGCTCTCGCCGACCACCGAGGTGCTCCTGGAGGAGTCCATCCTCGGCTGGAAGGAGTACGAACTGGAGCTGATGCGCGACAAGCACGACAACGTCGTGGTGGTCTGCTCCATCGAGAACTTCGACCCGATGGGCGTGCACACCGGCGACTCGATCACCGTCGCCCCCGCGATGACGCTGACCGACCGCGAGTACCAGCGGCTGCGTGACATCGGCATCGCCATCATCCGCGAGGTCGGCGTCGACACCGGTGGCTGCAACATCCAGTTCGCCGTCAACCCCGAAGACGGCCGGATCATCGTGATCGAGATGAACCCGCGGGTCTCGCGTTCGTCGGCGCTCGCCTCCAAGGCGACCGGCTTCCCGATCGCGAAGATCGCCGCCCGTCTCGCCGTCGGCTACACGCTGGACGAGATCCCCAACGACATCACCGAGAAGACCCCGGCCTCCTTCGAGCCCACGCTCGACTACGTCGTCGTCAAGGTGCCGCGGTTCGCGTTCGAGAAGTTCCCGGCCGCCGATGCCACCCTCACCACCACCATGAAGTCGGTGGGCGAGGCCATGGCGATCGGCCGGAACTTCTCCGAAGCGCTCAACAAGGCGCTGCGCTCGCTGGAGAAGAAGGGCTCGCAGTTCACCTTCACCGGGGACCCCGGCGACAAGGACACGCTCCTCGAGATCGCCAAGGTGCCCACCGACGGCCGGATCAACTCCGTCATGCAGGCCATGCGGGCCGGTGCCACCCCCGAGGAGGTCTTCGACGCCACGAAGATCGACCCCTGGTTCGTCGACCAGCTGTTCCTGATCAAGGAGCACGCCGACGAACTGGCCGCCGCCGAGAAGCTCGACCCCGAACTGCTCGCCGACGCCAAGCGTCACGGCTTCTCCGACGCCCAGATCGCCGGGATCCGCGGTCTGCGCGAGGACGTCGTGCGCGAGGTCCGGCACGCGCTCGGGGTGCGCCCGGTCTACAAGACGGTCGACACCTGCGCCGCCGAGTTCGCCGCGAAGACCCCGTACTTCTACTCCTCGTACGACGAGGAGAGCGAGGTCGCGCCGCGCGAGAAGCCCGCCGTGATCATCCTGGGCTCGGGCCCGAACCGGATCGGCCAGGGCATCGAGTTCGACTACTCCTGCGTCCACGCCTCGTTCGCGCTCAGCGACGCCGGCTACGAGACCGTGATGGTCAACTGCAACCCCGAGACCGTCTCCACCGACTACGACACCTCCGACCGGCTCTACTTCGAGCCGCTCACCCTGGAGGACGTCCTGGAGATCGTCCACGCCGAGACCCTCGCCGGTCCGGTCGCGGGCGTCGTCGTCCAGCTCGGCGGCCAGACCCCGCTCGGCCTGGCGCAGGCGCTCAAGGACAACGGCGTACCGGTCGTCGGCACCCCGCCGGAGGCGATCCACGCCGCCGAGGACCGCGGCGCCTTCGGCCGGGTGCTCGCCGAGGCCGGACTGCCCGCGCCCAAGCACGGCACGGCCACCACCTTCGACGAGGCCAAGGCCATCGCCGACGAGATCGGCTACCCGGTCCTGGTCCGTCCCTCGTACGTGCTCGGCGGACGTGGCATGGAGATCGTGTACGACGAGACCCGCCTCTCCTCGTACATCGCCGAGTCCACCGAGATCAGCCCCACCCGCCCGGTCCTGGTCGACCGCTTCCTCGACGACGCCATCGAGATCGACGTCGACGCCCTCTACGACGGCACCGAGCTGTACCTCGGCGGCGTCATGGAGCACATCGAGGAGGCCGGTATCCACTCCGGCGACTCCGCCTGCGCGCTGCCCCCGATCACCCTCGGCGGCCACGACATCAAGAGGCTGCGCACCTCGACCGAGGCCATCGCCAAGGGCGTCGGTGTGCGCGGGCTGATCAACATCCAGTTCGCGCTCTCCGGCGACATCCTCTACGTCCTGGAGGCCAACCCGCGCGCCTCGCGGACCGTTCCCTTCACCTCGAAGGCGACCGCGGTCCCGCTGGCCAAGGCCGCCGCCCGCATCTCGCTGGGCGCCACCGTCGCCGAACTCCGCGCCGAGGGCATGCTCCCGGCGGCCGGCGACGGCGGCACCCTGCCGCAGGACGCGCCGATCTCCGTCAAGGAGGCCGTGATGCCGTGGTCGCGCTTCCGCGACATGCACGGCCGCGGGGTCGACACCGTGCTGGGCCCGGAGATGCGCTCCACCGGCGAAGTCATGGGCATCGACTCGGTCTTCGGCACCGCGTACGCCAAGTCGCAGGCCGGCGCCTACGGCCCGCTGCCCACCAAGGGCCGGGCGTTCATCTCGGTCGCCAACCGCGACAAGCGCTCGATGATCTTCCCCGCGCGTGAACTCGTCGCGCACGGCTTCGAGCTGCTCGCCACCTCCGGGACCGCCGAGGTGCTGCGCCGCAACGGCATCAACGCCACGGTGGTCCGCAAGCTCAGCGAGGGCGAGGGCCCGTCCGGCGAGCGGACCATCGTCCAGCTCATCCACGACGGCGAGGTCGACCTCATCGTCAACACCCCCTACGGGACCGGCGGCCGGCTCGACGGCTACGAGATCCGTACGGCGGCCGTGGCCCGCGCCGTCCCGTGCCTCACGACGGTGCAGGCCCTCGCCGCGGCCGTCCAGGGCATCGACGCGCTGAACGGCGGAGACGTCGGCGTCCGTTCCCTCCAGGAACACGCCCGGCATCTGACGGCGGCACGCGAGAGCTAG